CAGGTCATGAAATTCATGCGATCTCACCACTGTTTCGTAAGTTGGAGGAGGAAGAAGTTCAAGAGTTATCAGCCAGATTTGGTATGAGGGAGTGAACGCAATACTGCTCGGTTAAGAGAAAACGAGAACCCCGGTATCTTTAAGATACCGGGGTTCTGGCACCTCAACTATCCTTAACCGACAAGTATTGGGAGTGAACGGCTCCCTTCCATTCTTTTTCTAGAAATACAGCATTTTCTGGCTGTTAGTGTGCTGATGGGTTTTACGCACACTCAATAAAGAAGTAAAGCATTTTCACGTAAAATTGTGACAGCAATCTGCTCAGCTTCAGCAACAGAAATGTCAGAATCTGTAACTGCTTGCCATAGAACTTCTCCTAACAGTTGACGGCCCCATTTTGCACCCAAGTAATACAATTCTGGAATTGAGTGAGCATCAGAAGCATACATGAGTTTGGTAGTGGGAGCTAATTCTAATAACTGTCTGATGGCTTCCCGCATTCCAGATACGCTTAAAAAGGGTACTACCAGACCAAAATCTAAATAAACTTGAGGATACACAGAAGCCAAATAACTAGCTTCCCGCATATAAGGATAGGAAGCATGTAGCAATACTATGGGTACGCGGCTGTACTGTGGTGACTCTAGTAAATGACGCAAATATAAGGGATTAGCCAATCGTAAATCCAAGTCGGGATCGCCATAGCCAGTATGTAATTGCACTGGGAGGCAATATTTTGCCGCTACCAATAATGCCTGTTGCAACAAAAAATCAATCAGGGGTTTATCTGTGAGTCGCACTGGTTGAGTTGGAAATTTTTGTTTGAGGTTATGAAAATGAGCCACAGCCACCTCTTCAGCTACAGGTTGAATATCCAAGCCAGTCCGATAACAGGCAATACTTTTAAAAGCAACGACCCCTGGTGGTGGCGGATCGAGTTCGCTGTTGAATCTGGCTAGGAAAGTCGTAAAATCAGGTGATTGTGGAATTAGCTGTTCTGCTAACATTTCTAGTCTCAGAATTCGTCGCACAGAAATAAAGCTTTCATGCCACGACAGAGGTAGGATAGTTTCTGGTTGTAAACCATCATCCAAATAAATCTCCTCTAGATTGGCCGCGTGAAAATAAATCTGTGTGAGTTCTTCTAACCCTAAACTTTCTCGTCTTGCCAAAATTGCTGTTTCTTCAGCTTCACAGTTCAACAAAGCCGCAATCTCGCGCAAACTACGCCGATAAAAAAACGTGTAGCGGGCATGGTAGTTGATAATTTCTGGATGATAGCTTTCAGTAAAAGCAGATGCATAAGGATATTGGGCAGCTGCTTCTGGTTTTAATATGTTGTGGGCGTGTTGGTCAATTAAAGGAATATCAGCTAAATTCATGGAAGTTAAATATCGTTAATATTTCTCTAATAATGTGTTGACTTCTGTTTTTAATTCCCAATCTTTCATAGCTTGCCACTCTGCTTGACGCACTGCTAAGAAAGCTTGCGCTAATTGGGGATTTAAAGCTGTTAATAGGATATCGTTTTGCTGGAGGTGAGCGATCGCTTGCCCTAGATTATCTGGTAATGAATCTATTCCATGAGAATGACGTTCTTCCAATGATAAATATCCGGGGTCTTGATTCACAGGGTTTCCAGGTGTCAGACGACGCTGCACGCCATCAAGTCCGGCGGCAATGACTGCACCTAATGCTAAGTAAGGATTAGCTGAGGCATCCACAGTCTTCAATTCCAAGTGGCTGGGACAGTTCAAGCTAGGGTCACTGGGAACTCTCACAGATGCTTCCCGATTATCTAATCCCCAACAGCGAAAAGCACCACTCCAACTATGAGGACGAATGCGACGATAAGAATTAGTACTTGGAGTCGTTAGTGCCATCAGTGCTGGAAGATGGTGCAGGATGCCAGCGATAAATTGTAATGCTATCGGAGATAGACCACAGATACCTTGGGGATCGCCTAAGAGGTTTTTTTCATCACGCCAAAGGCTAAAATGGATGTGACAACCACTACCCGCCGCATCGCTGAAGATTTTGGGTAAGAAGGAAGCGGTGAGGTTGTGGCGGTAGGCGATCGCTTTGACAGTTTCTCGAAAAGCAATCTGCCAATCACCTGCTTGCAAAGCATCGGTGTAGCGCATGGAAATTTCATGCTGACCGGGGCCAGATTCTGGATAATACTGTTCTACAGGTATACCTTGGGCTATGAGTGCATCAGCGATCGCATTAATGACTTCATGGTTGAGATCCATTGCCTGAGTTGAGGCGAACACTGTGGAATCAGCAGGAATAA
This genomic interval from Scytonema hofmannii PCC 7110 contains the following:
- a CDS encoding amidohydrolase family protein, translated to MNLADIPLIDQHAHNILKPEAAAQYPYASAFTESYHPEIINYHARYTFFYRRSLREIAALLNCEAEETAILARRESLGLEELTQIYFHAANLEEIYLDDGLQPETILPLSWHESFISVRRILRLEMLAEQLIPQSPDFTTFLARFNSELDPPPPGVVAFKSIACYRTGLDIQPVAEEVAVAHFHNLKQKFPTQPVRLTDKPLIDFLLQQALLVAAKYCLPVQLHTGYGDPDLDLRLANPLYLRHLLESPQYSRVPIVLLHASYPYMREASYLASVYPQVYLDFGLVVPFLSVSGMREAIRQLLELAPTTKLMYASDAHSIPELYYLGAKWGRQLLGEVLWQAVTDSDISVAEAEQIAVTILRENALLLY
- a CDS encoding glutamine synthetase family protein → MVEKNNFQETRKFLEETRVKFVRFLWCDNANIIRGKAVHIDMLSHYFEHGVGISVGQQGVPVMYDAVVPETDLGPVGEIRLVPDWSSLKPLPYAPGHARAMGNMVLNGSAWALCPRNFLKRMIAAAKSQGLEVRAAFENEFYLVRQTPDGIIPADSTVFASTQAMDLNHEVINAIADALIAQGIPVEQYYPESGPGQHEISMRYTDALQAGDWQIAFRETVKAIAYRHNLTASFLPKIFSDAAGSGCHIHFSLWRDEKNLLGDPQGICGLSPIALQFIAGILHHLPALMALTTPSTNSYRRIRPHSWSGAFRCWGLDNREASVRVPSDPSLNCPSHLELKTVDASANPYLALGAVIAAGLDGVQRRLTPGNPVNQDPGYLSLEERHSHGIDSLPDNLGQAIAHLQQNDILLTALNPQLAQAFLAVRQAEWQAMKDWELKTEVNTLLEKY